The Thermotoga sp. nucleotide sequence GTTTGCAACCTATACAAGACGTCTTACACTCCTGATAGGAGGCTTCCAGGCGTTTTTCATATCTTTTTCTCTTGCTCGGTCGAACCCCGACATGGTGGCTCCCGAAGTGAACGCACTCCAGTTCATTATCCTTTCTACCATATCCATGCTGGCGGGAACGATGTTTCTGCTCTGGCTCGGTGAAAGAATCACTGAAAGAGGTATAGGTAACGGTATTTCCGTTTTAATCTTCGCGGGAATAGTGGCGAGGTACCCTAGCTACGTCAGAAGGGCCTACCTCGGTGGTCTTAACATACTGGAGTGGATCTTCCTGATCGCTATTGCTCTCATTACCGTCTTTGGTATCATCCTTGTTCAGCAAGCAGAAAGACGGATCACCATCCAGTACGCAAGAAGGGTTACTGGGAGAAGAGTCTATGGAGGAGCGAGCACTTACCTACCTATAAAGGTGAACCAGGGTGGTGTGATTCCGATCATCTTCGCGAGCGCTATCGTTTCGATACCATCGGCAATAGCTTCCATGACGAACAACGAAACACTCAAGACTCTCTTCAGAGCAGGAGGTTTCCTCTATCTGCTTATCTATGGTCTACTCGTTTTCTTCTTCACCTACTTCTACAGCGTTGTGATATTCGATCCCAGAGAAATATCCGGTAACATCCAGAAATACGGTGGATATATTCCCGGTTTGAGGCCAGGAAGGTCAACCGAGCAATATCTCCACAGAGTGCTGAACAGGGTCACGTTCATTGGAGCGGTCTTTCTTGTCGTCATAGCGCTTCTTCCGTACCTGGTCCAGGGAGCCATAAAGGTGAACGTTTGGATCGGAGGAACGTCTGCTCTGATCGCCGTCGGTGTCGCTCTAGATATAATTCAGCAGATGGAAACACACATGGTGATGAGGCACTACGAAGGTTTCCTCAAAAAAGGTAGAATAAGGGGGAGAAGATGATGGCATACCTGGTGTTT carries:
- the secY gene encoding preprotein translocase subunit SecY codes for the protein MWQALRNAFKIPELRSRIIFTFLALIVFRMGIYIPVPGLNLEAWGEIFKRIAETAGVAGILSFYDVFTGGALSRFSVFTMSVTPYITASIILQLLASVMPSLKETLREGEEGRKKFATYTRRLTLLIGGFQAFFISFSLARSNPDMVAPEVNALQFIILSTISMLAGTMFLLWLGERITERGIGNGISVLIFAGIVARYPSYVRRAYLGGLNILEWIFLIAIALITVFGIILVQQAERRITIQYARRVTGRRVYGGASTYLPIKVNQGGVIPIIFASAIVSIPSAIASMTNNETLKTLFRAGGFLYLLIYGLLVFFFTYFYSVVIFDPREISGNIQKYGGYIPGLRPGRSTEQYLHRVLNRVTFIGAVFLVVIALLPYLVQGAIKVNVWIGGTSALIAVGVALDIIQQMETHMVMRHYEGFLKKGRIRGRR